From Ictidomys tridecemlineatus isolate mIctTri1 chromosome 2, mIctTri1.hap1, whole genome shotgun sequence, the proteins below share one genomic window:
- the Fam107a gene encoding actin-associated protein FAM107A isoform X1 yields the protein MRRGLPGRVAPRAAASGLRTALGRRPSSRSGTSRWSVGPGDSACDLPSPGPRARSKTTSLLVSPPRRSGWVPSWEGGASMYSEIQRERADIGGLMARPEYREWNPELIKPKKLLNPVKASRSHQELHRELLMNHRRGLGVDSKPELQRVLEHRRRNQLIKKKKEELEAKRLQCPFEQELLRRQQRLNQLEKPPEKEEEHAPEFIKVRENLRRIATLGSEERAL from the exons ATGCGGAGGGGCCTCCCGGGTCGGGTCGCCCCGCGCGCAGCGGCCTCGGGGTTAAGAACCGCCCTTGGGAGGCGGCCCTCCTCCCGCTCAGGGACTTCCCGGTGGAGCGTGGGACCTGGCGACAGCGCTTGCGATCTGCCTTCTCCGGGACCCCGAGCAAGAAGTAAGACCACGTCTCTCCTGGTCAGTCCCCCGCGGCGGTCCGGCTGGGTGCCCTcctgggagggaggag CCTCAATGTACTCAGAGATCCAGAGGGAGCGGGCAGACATTGGGGGCCTAATGGCCCGGCCAGAGTACAGAGAGTGGAACCCAGAGCTCATCAAGCCCAAAAAGCTGTTGAACCCCGTGAAGGCCTCCCGGAGCCACCAGGAGCTGCACCGTGAGCTGCTCATGAACCACAGAAG gggccTGGGCGTGGACAGTAAGCCAGAGCTGCAGCGTGTCCTGGAGCATCGCCGCCGCAACCAGCTCatcaagaagaagaaggaggagctggaggcCAAGCGGCTTCAGTGCCCCTTTGAGCAGGAGCTGCTGAGACGGCAGCAGAGGCTGAACCAG CTGGAAAAACCaccagaaaaggaagaggaacatGCCCCTGAGTTTATCAAAGTCCGGGAAAACCTGCGGAGAATCGCCACGCTGGGCAGTGAGGAGAGGGCGCTGTAG
- the Fam107a gene encoding actin-associated protein FAM107A isoform X3, with translation MRRGLPGRVAPRAAASGLRTALGRRPSSRSGTSRWSVGPGDSACDLPSPGPRARTSMYSEIQRERADIGGLMARPEYREWNPELIKPKKLLNPVKASRSHQELHRELLMNHRRGLGVDSKPELQRVLEHRRRNQLIKKKKEELEAKRLQCPFEQELLRRQQRLNQLEKPPEKEEEHAPEFIKVRENLRRIATLGSEERAL, from the exons ATGCGGAGGGGCCTCCCGGGTCGGGTCGCCCCGCGCGCAGCGGCCTCGGGGTTAAGAACCGCCCTTGGGAGGCGGCCCTCCTCCCGCTCAGGGACTTCCCGGTGGAGCGTGGGACCTGGCGACAGCGCTTGCGATCTGCCTTCTCCGGGACCCCGAGCAAGAA CCTCAATGTACTCAGAGATCCAGAGGGAGCGGGCAGACATTGGGGGCCTAATGGCCCGGCCAGAGTACAGAGAGTGGAACCCAGAGCTCATCAAGCCCAAAAAGCTGTTGAACCCCGTGAAGGCCTCCCGGAGCCACCAGGAGCTGCACCGTGAGCTGCTCATGAACCACAGAAG gggccTGGGCGTGGACAGTAAGCCAGAGCTGCAGCGTGTCCTGGAGCATCGCCGCCGCAACCAGCTCatcaagaagaagaaggaggagctggaggcCAAGCGGCTTCAGTGCCCCTTTGAGCAGGAGCTGCTGAGACGGCAGCAGAGGCTGAACCAG CTGGAAAAACCaccagaaaaggaagaggaacatGCCCCTGAGTTTATCAAAGTCCGGGAAAACCTGCGGAGAATCGCCACGCTGGGCAGTGAGGAGAGGGCGCTGTAG